A genomic window from Verrucomicrobiia bacterium includes:
- a CDS encoding ATP-binding protein yields MPESALLKDPEFKAAFLKNEQQERISTGKVASALVVVLMPAGVTLDYAMYPEKTLTFLVARLIVSFLVSGIFVLHFTKFGRKNYKVLGLPIALLPAGSIAWMIYVLHKPDSPYYAGLNLILLAVSVVVHWSTLESLLAVIGVLIMYFAACVPQGIGEHSKDIFNNLYFLGLTGIIVVTGNYFFNQLRFREFTLRYELDKSRALLAESNEKLKELDQIKNRFFANISHELRTPLTLLLSPLESMLHSRSQQFDEQTRNLLSIMHGNGMRLLKLINDLLDLVRLESGRMEVRREPVEMLAFVRGLMGAAQQMADIKGLKLVNEVQPELGAVLVDRDKLEKTVLNLVFNALKFTPAGGCVTLRVFLRMEQIALTVEDTGVGISAKNLPFVFDRFWQADNSSKRKYQGVGIGLSLVKELTEIQGGKVSVTSEEGKGTTFTVILPYMQAEGPAVAKTEPALPAPLAAESATPVVNNAPAPAIAAKSADAPAPAVQSEEWLSNLYRRAELFPVTATAQDKPQTLVVQKNSSQPTLLVADDEPDMLRFLKSQLHGHYNVVEAVDGQQAVDKALAVVPDVILLDMNMPEKDGLQVCRELRQQPSTQLIPIVILTARADEETKLTALSAGANDFLSKPFSTSELHVRVRNLVESHQNRMNLARQKQVLEKTIEQLKETETLLVQTEKMASLGRMSAGILHEINNPLNYATTGLYTLQKKRQHVAPEQQAEYGEVLDEVNEGIARVRSIVSDLKSFTHPDTEMRDAVEVPLIVGSALRFLSSEWKDKVLVEQKLPEHLLIHGNRNKLLQVFVNLLQNSLDAVRRKNFADDEQPKISIEGRVESGKVIVTVRDNGEGIEAQALDKVFDPFFTTKDVGEGMGLGLTICYRIVHEYQGRISVQSARGKYSEFRLEFPFVAADVAVTQTAA; encoded by the coding sequence ATGCCTGAGTCCGCGCTACTGAAAGATCCCGAATTCAAAGCTGCGTTCCTCAAGAACGAGCAGCAGGAACGGATCAGCACCGGCAAGGTGGCGTCGGCGCTGGTGGTCGTACTCATGCCCGCGGGCGTGACGCTTGACTACGCGATGTATCCCGAAAAAACGCTCACGTTTCTCGTCGCCCGGCTGATCGTATCGTTTCTCGTCTCGGGGATTTTCGTTTTGCACTTCACGAAATTCGGGCGGAAGAACTACAAAGTGCTGGGATTGCCCATCGCACTCCTGCCCGCCGGTTCGATCGCGTGGATGATCTACGTTCTGCACAAACCGGACTCGCCGTATTACGCGGGATTGAATCTGATTTTGCTGGCGGTGAGCGTGGTGGTGCATTGGAGCACGCTGGAATCGCTGCTCGCGGTGATCGGGGTGTTGATCATGTATTTCGCGGCGTGCGTCCCGCAAGGCATCGGCGAGCACTCCAAGGACATTTTCAACAATCTTTATTTTCTCGGGTTGACCGGAATCATCGTCGTCACCGGCAATTATTTTTTCAATCAGTTGCGCTTTCGCGAATTCACGTTGCGTTACGAATTGGACAAGAGCCGCGCGTTGCTGGCCGAGAGCAACGAGAAATTGAAGGAATTGGACCAGATCAAGAACCGGTTCTTCGCGAACATCAGCCATGAGTTGCGCACGCCGCTGACGCTGTTGCTTTCGCCGCTGGAAAGCATGCTGCATAGCCGCAGCCAGCAATTCGATGAGCAGACGCGCAATTTGCTTTCGATCATGCACGGCAACGGCATGCGGTTGCTGAAATTGATCAACGATTTGCTTGACTTGGTGCGGCTTGAATCGGGTCGCATGGAAGTGAGACGCGAACCGGTCGAGATGCTGGCGTTCGTGCGCGGCTTGATGGGCGCGGCGCAACAGATGGCGGACATCAAGGGCTTGAAGCTGGTGAACGAGGTGCAGCCGGAATTGGGCGCGGTGCTGGTGGATCGCGACAAGCTGGAAAAGACCGTGCTGAATCTGGTTTTCAACGCGCTCAAATTTACTCCTGCGGGGGGTTGCGTGACATTGCGCGTGTTCTTGCGGATGGAACAAATCGCCTTGACGGTTGAAGATACTGGCGTCGGAATTTCGGCGAAGAATTTGCCGTTCGTGTTCGACCGGTTCTGGCAAGCGGACAATTCGTCCAAGCGAAAATACCAGGGCGTGGGCATCGGTTTGTCGCTGGTGAAAGAATTGACGGAAATCCAGGGCGGCAAAGTTTCCGTGACGAGCGAGGAAGGGAAGGGAACGACGTTCACTGTCATTCTGCCGTACATGCAAGCGGAAGGTCCGGCGGTTGCGAAAACGGAGCCTGCTTTACCTGCGCCTTTGGCCGCCGAGTCCGCGACGCCCGTTGTCAACAATGCGCCCGCACCCGCCATTGCCGCCAAGTCTGCCGATGCGCCTGCACCCGCGGTGCAATCGGAGGAATGGCTGTCAAATTTGTATCGGCGCGCGGAATTATTTCCCGTCACGGCGACTGCTCAGGACAAACCGCAAACGCTCGTGGTGCAAAAGAACAGTTCGCAGCCGACGCTGCTGGTGGCAGACGACGAACCGGATATGTTGCGGTTTCTTAAATCGCAATTACACGGCCATTATAATGTCGTCGAAGCCGTGGACGGCCAGCAAGCCGTGGACAAAGCGCTCGCGGTTGTGCCGGATGTCATTCTGCTGGACATGAACATGCCGGAGAAAGATGGCTTGCAGGTTTGCCGCGAATTGCGCCAGCAGCCGAGCACGCAACTGATTCCCATCGTCATTCTCACCGCGCGCGCGGATGAGGAAACGAAACTGACCGCGCTCTCCGCCGGCGCGAATGACTTTCTCTCGAAACCGTTTTCAACTTCTGAACTGCACGTGCGCGTGCGCAATCTGGTCGAGTCGCACCAAAATCGGATGAACCTGGCGCGGCAAAAACAAGTGCTCGAAAAGACTATCGAGCAACTCAAGGAAACCGAGACGCTGCTCGTGCAAACCGAGAAGATGGCTTCGCTCGGCCGCATGAGCGCGGGCATCCTGCATGAGATCAACAATCCGTTGAACTACGCCACGACCGGGCTTTACACGCTGCAAAAGAAGCGCCAACACGTCGCTCCCGAACAGCAGGCGGAGTACGGCGAAGTGCTCGACGAAGTGAATGAAGGCATCGCGCGCGTGCGCAGCATCGTGTCGGACTTGAAATCGTTCACGCATCCCGACACGGAAATGCGCGATGCCGTCGAAGTGCCGCTGATCGTTGGTTCCGCGCTGCGTTTTCTCAGCAGCGAATGGAAGGACAAGGTGCTGGTCGAACAGAAATTGCCGGAACATCTGTTGATCCACGGCAATCGCAACAAACTGCTGCAAGTGTTCGTGAACCTGTTGCAAAATTCGCTCGACGCCGTGCGGCGGAAAAATTTCGCGGACGATGAGCAGCCGAAGATCAGCATCGAAGGCCGCGTTGAAAGCGGCAAAGTCATCGTCACCGTGCGCGATAATGGCGAAGGCATCGAAGCGCAGGCGCTGGATAAGGTGTTCGACCCATTCTTCACGACCAAGGACGTTGGCGAAGGCATGGGCCTGGGCCTGACGATTTGTTATCGCATCGTGCACGAATATCAGGGGCGCATTTCCGTCCAGAGCGCGCGCGGGAAATATTCCGAGTTCCGGCTGGAATTTCCCTTCGTGGCCGCCGACGTCGCCGTGACCCAAACCGCCGCATAA
- a CDS encoding ATP-binding protein, with translation MKTLLILAEHPEFPEAIRAGLNLENYRIVHCSNLEEAEPLLHRGLLSACILDLETADVRATWVIEKLRRQLPNCPLIVFTSAAQRDWEEEAYLKGVSQVLTKPIRPRLLNNILERIFSKPAPVSNPSASGSNQPMLRQMESARPAAPVSQHVLQALEVLRHFSAILTHSLDSEAMLKKFLLLLRETVGVNRAAIFLREPSVMFTGKNATEDTRSLRKACAMGLPNGLLEHFELSFESGIGGHIFRSGRILRRNSEEARHDVEMQQEFELLGAQVAIPILDREVLIGIAVFDGRLTGEPLVNGELELIFHLLEELALAIKNIWLHDQLAANHEMMADIFRQLSGACLVVRQDLTIIHANKAARNCFSKGSRRNGELEFSDLPPALGSKVYQVLKTGTAIATFKYQPEDSQNAVFNVSVVPFQKQGSVLPASALLMADDLTQSEQLRKLEIEAANLRLVTTMADRLAHEIGNALVPLSTHQQLLKERYKDPEFRATLEIAMADGIKRVSRLINQMRFLARDSAVSMEAFPMEGLIADAFEEAQKHQSAKASRLEYKNGAKPIIVKGDRTALKHALSEVMLNALQANPTDPKIGVNIRADANGEAPKDVEIEILDNGAGFKADASEKIPTPFFTTRNVGLGLGLTVSRKIIERHHGKLEIVASKGGSSGVVRITLPVAPAEGFHIN, from the coding sequence ATGAAAACGCTTTTGATTCTTGCGGAACATCCGGAGTTTCCGGAGGCGATCCGGGCGGGGCTGAATCTTGAGAACTACCGGATCGTCCATTGCAGCAACCTCGAAGAGGCCGAGCCTTTGCTCCACCGTGGACTGCTCAGTGCATGTATCCTGGACCTTGAAACCGCTGATGTCCGCGCCACCTGGGTCATCGAAAAACTTCGCCGCCAGCTTCCAAATTGCCCGCTGATTGTTTTCACCAGCGCCGCCCAGCGCGACTGGGAAGAAGAAGCCTATCTCAAAGGAGTCTCGCAGGTCCTGACCAAGCCCATCCGTCCGCGCCTGCTCAATAATATTCTCGAACGCATTTTCAGCAAACCAGCGCCGGTCAGTAATCCCTCGGCGAGCGGCAGCAACCAGCCGATGTTGCGCCAGATGGAATCCGCGCGGCCCGCCGCGCCCGTTTCCCAACACGTTTTGCAGGCGCTGGAAGTGTTGCGGCATTTCTCCGCCATCCTGACACACTCGCTGGACTCGGAAGCGATGCTCAAAAAGTTTTTGCTGCTCCTGCGCGAGACCGTGGGCGTGAATCGCGCCGCGATTTTCCTGCGCGAACCTTCCGTCATGTTCACCGGTAAAAATGCCACGGAAGACACCCGGTCGCTGCGCAAGGCGTGTGCGATGGGTTTGCCAAACGGCCTGCTGGAACATTTTGAACTTTCATTCGAGAGCGGCATTGGCGGCCATATTTTCCGTTCCGGACGCATCCTGCGCCGCAACAGCGAAGAAGCCCGCCATGATGTCGAAATGCAACAGGAGTTTGAGTTGCTCGGCGCGCAAGTGGCGATTCCCATTCTCGACCGCGAAGTGCTGATCGGCATCGCCGTTTTTGACGGGCGACTCACGGGCGAACCGCTCGTCAATGGCGAACTGGAATTGATTTTCCATTTGCTCGAAGAGCTTGCGCTGGCGATCAAGAATATCTGGCTGCACGACCAGTTGGCCGCGAACCACGAGATGATGGCGGATATTTTTCGCCAGTTGAGCGGCGCGTGCCTGGTCGTTCGCCAGGACTTGACCATCATCCACGCGAACAAAGCGGCGCGTAATTGTTTCAGCAAAGGCAGCCGCCGCAATGGCGAATTGGAGTTCAGCGATCTGCCGCCCGCGCTCGGCAGCAAGGTTTATCAGGTGCTCAAGACCGGCACGGCCATCGCGACTTTCAAATATCAGCCGGAAGATTCGCAGAACGCCGTTTTCAATGTCAGCGTGGTTCCATTCCAGAAACAAGGTTCGGTTCTGCCCGCCTCGGCATTATTAATGGCGGACGATCTGACGCAATCCGAACAGTTGCGCAAGTTGGAGATCGAAGCCGCCAATCTGCGTCTTGTCACTACGATGGCTGACCGCCTCGCGCACGAGATCGGCAACGCGCTCGTCCCGCTTTCCACGCATCAGCAACTGTTGAAGGAACGCTATAAGGATCCTGAATTTCGCGCCACGCTCGAAATCGCAATGGCTGACGGCATCAAACGCGTTTCGCGCCTCATCAATCAGATGCGGTTTCTCGCGCGTGATTCGGCGGTGAGCATGGAAGCGTTCCCGATGGAAGGCCTGATTGCCGATGCCTTTGAAGAAGCACAGAAGCATCAGTCTGCCAAAGCCTCGCGCCTCGAATACAAAAACGGTGCCAAGCCCATCATCGTCAAGGGCGACCGCACCGCTCTCAAGCACGCCTTGTCCGAAGTCATGCTCAATGCGCTTCAGGCAAATCCGACCGACCCGAAAATCGGCGTGAATATCCGCGCCGACGCCAATGGCGAAGCGCCGAAGGATGTCGAGATTGAAATCCTCGATAACGGCGCGGGCTTCAAGGCCGATGCGAGCGAGAAAATTCCCACCCCATTCTTCACGACGCGCAATGTTGGACTCGGCCTCGGCTTGACCGTGAGCCGCAAGATCATCGAGCGTCATCATGGGAAACTCGAAATTGTCGCCTCCAAAGGCGGCAGTTCCGGCGTAGTGCGCATCACCCTGCCGGTCGCGCCCGCCGAGGGATTTCATATTAATTAA
- a CDS encoding hybrid sensor histidine kinase/response regulator: MDDEEGPRQSLRVVFKEEYNLLMANDGARAIELAKQNRVDVAITDIRMVGMSGVELLEHLKAVDPAIEVIMLTAYETVDTLRFALRLGACDYLNKPFDISTMRKAVASAMERRSLGEEIRNNSDQLQELQKELQNQKTNEEITRTRGEIYASIIHDINGPLTVISGFIQLMSQRIGASNRLEGDDLDFVKDRLKTITRQVTNCIEISRRYLSFLRQKPEENPAVIVNHILTDLNQLIRVHPSVKENEFHIEPMTEEVAIKINGTDLIQILLNLAVNGFQCTPEKHSVRISGHRVHQPLDLSKFVDGPEDRLINRENFRNFGPLLAVTVCDTGPGIPAEVLPKIFDPYFTTKSVSQGTGLGLNVVQRLIKEAKAACHVHTKIGEGTTFTLYLPAVGSVSV; the protein is encoded by the coding sequence GTGGACGACGAAGAAGGTCCGCGCCAGTCCCTCCGTGTCGTCTTCAAGGAAGAATACAATTTACTCATGGCCAACGACGGCGCGCGCGCGATCGAGCTTGCCAAGCAAAACCGCGTGGATGTCGCCATCACGGACATCCGCATGGTCGGCATGTCGGGCGTGGAATTGCTCGAGCATCTCAAGGCCGTTGACCCCGCCATCGAAGTCATCATGCTCACCGCCTACGAGACGGTGGATACTTTGCGCTTCGCTTTGCGGTTGGGCGCGTGCGATTATCTCAACAAGCCTTTCGATATTTCCACGATGCGCAAGGCCGTGGCCAGCGCCATGGAACGCCGCTCGCTCGGCGAGGAGATCCGCAACAACAGCGACCAGTTGCAGGAGCTTCAAAAGGAACTTCAAAATCAGAAGACCAACGAGGAAATCACCCGCACCCGCGGCGAGATTTACGCGAGCATCATCCATGACATCAATGGCCCGCTCACGGTCATCTCCGGTTTCATTCAGTTGATGAGCCAGCGCATCGGCGCGAGTAACCGGCTCGAAGGCGATGATTTGGATTTCGTGAAAGACCGGCTCAAGACGATCACGCGCCAGGTCACCAACTGCATCGAGATTTCCCGCCGTTATCTCAGTTTCCTGCGCCAGAAGCCCGAGGAAAATCCCGCGGTCATCGTAAATCACATCCTGACCGATTTGAACCAGCTCATCCGCGTCCATCCCAGCGTCAAGGAAAACGAATTTCACATCGAGCCAATGACCGAGGAAGTCGCCATCAAGATAAATGGCACGGACCTCATCCAGATTTTGCTCAACCTGGCGGTCAATGGTTTTCAATGCACGCCGGAGAAACATTCCGTCCGCATTTCCGGCCATCGCGTTCATCAGCCGCTGGACTTGTCAAAGTTCGTTGATGGCCCCGAGGACCGCCTCATCAACCGCGAAAATTTTCGCAACTTCGGCCCGTTGCTGGCGGTTACCGTGTGCGATACCGGCCCGGGAATTCCCGCAGAGGTTTTGCCCAAGATTTTCGATCCCTACTTCACGACCAAATCCGTCTCGCAAGGCACGGGTCTCGGCCTGAACGTCGTGCAGCGCCTGATCAAAGAAGCCAAGGCCGCCTGCCATGTCCACACGAAAATCGGCGAAGGCACAACCTTCACGCTGTATCTTCCGGCGGTAGGAAGTGTATCAGTTTGA
- a CDS encoding hybrid sensor histidine kinase/response regulator, which produces MSSLPNYKKFAVLYVDDEEKSLKSFSRAFGDEFWIMTANSAQEGLKLLEEHKDEIGLLMTDQRMPGEKGVWLLEQVRQLRPHIIRVMATGYTDTEAVVAAVNTGAIYKFVNKPWDPPQLEITLKRGLEYFMVQQERDQLLREKTAVLHQMMVADRVVSLGLLAAGLSHHIRNSLVAVKTFLDLTPMKLQEEKVDLGNLRNPDFWKDYYQNVQGQIEKINDLLKDLWLASERPPFQFADKIRLDEIVAKVLTAMKPRLDAAKLKVINHIPDTLPPLMVDQPKFIRLFELLLKDEIASLPAGSEITFSARVSPESTGQRREIILEIEDNGPGLSAEALRVMFDPFVLRADSPQEYGISLIACYFIVHHHGGRIEARSAKPHGTVFSVRLLANPNQPAVSEENPELLQKVLLNNALWEKMLTSE; this is translated from the coding sequence ATGAGCAGCCTGCCTAACTACAAAAAATTCGCCGTGCTTTATGTGGACGACGAAGAGAAATCCTTGAAATCTTTTTCGCGCGCATTCGGCGATGAATTTTGGATCATGACCGCCAACAGCGCGCAGGAAGGTTTGAAATTGCTGGAGGAACACAAGGACGAGATCGGCTTGCTCATGACCGACCAGCGCATGCCCGGTGAAAAAGGCGTGTGGCTGCTCGAACAGGTGCGCCAACTGCGCCCGCACATCATCCGCGTCATGGCCACCGGCTACACGGACACCGAGGCGGTCGTCGCCGCGGTGAACACTGGCGCGATTTATAAATTCGTGAATAAACCGTGGGACCCGCCGCAGTTGGAGATCACGCTCAAGCGCGGCCTGGAATATTTCATGGTGCAACAAGAGCGCGACCAGCTCCTGCGCGAAAAAACCGCCGTGCTCCACCAGATGATGGTGGCCGACCGCGTGGTCAGTTTGGGATTGCTCGCGGCGGGGTTGAGCCATCACATCCGCAATTCGCTCGTCGCGGTGAAAACTTTTCTGGATTTGACGCCGATGAAATTACAGGAGGAGAAAGTGGACCTCGGGAATTTGCGCAACCCGGATTTCTGGAAGGATTATTACCAGAACGTGCAAGGCCAGATCGAAAAGATCAACGACCTGCTCAAGGATTTGTGGCTCGCCTCGGAACGGCCGCCCTTTCAATTCGCCGACAAAATCCGACTGGATGAAATCGTGGCGAAAGTTTTGACCGCCATGAAACCGCGCCTGGACGCGGCGAAACTGAAAGTGATCAATCACATTCCCGACACGTTGCCGCCGTTGATGGTGGACCAGCCGAAGTTCATCCGCCTGTTCGAGTTATTGTTGAAGGACGAAATCGCGAGTTTGCCGGCGGGCAGTGAAATCACATTCTCGGCGCGCGTATCGCCGGAATCCACCGGACAACGCCGCGAAATTATTCTCGAGATCGAGGACAATGGTCCTGGCCTGTCGGCGGAGGCGTTGCGCGTGATGTTCGATCCGTTCGTGTTGCGCGCGGACAGTCCGCAGGAATACGGCATCAGCCTGATCGCGTGCTATTTCATCGTGCATCATCACGGTGGACGCATCGAGGCGCGGAGCGCGAAGCCCCACGGAACCGTCTTCAGCGTGCGCCTGCTGGCCAACCCGAATCAACCCGCCGTGAGCGAGGAAAATCCCGAGCTTCTGCAAAAAGTATTGTTGAATAATGCGCTGTGGGAAAAAATGCTGACGTCAGAATAG
- a CDS encoding Rieske 2Fe-2S domain-containing protein: MGTAYVAVQWNRQKRFYDAVLIGGVAIYLGLFAVLTEKLFPYVTDEIMIMRAFGTAAFLLLHVILCIGPLCRLNPKYLPLLYNRRHAGVTMFILALVHAIFVLATYHAGGDVNPFLAIFVSTPFKGTIFTVPFQAFGFFALVILFLMAATSHDFWLANLSAPVWKSLHMLVYVAYALLVLHVVFGILQSETSPVYTVAVAIGFVTVASVHLKAARREIRLDAEWHIGQPPEEFVDVCAVSDIPENRARMICLSDERVAIFKYDGKISAVSNVCQHQNGPLGEGKIVSGCITCPWHGYQYQPDTGASPPPFVEKVPTFNVRVKNGRVLVQRKPNPAGVRAEPALITT, translated from the coding sequence ATGGGAACCGCCTACGTCGCAGTTCAATGGAATCGGCAGAAACGGTTTTACGATGCCGTGCTGATTGGCGGCGTGGCGATTTATCTCGGCTTGTTCGCGGTGCTGACGGAAAAACTTTTTCCCTACGTCACCGACGAGATCATGATCATGCGCGCCTTTGGCACGGCCGCGTTTCTGTTGCTGCATGTCATCCTGTGCATCGGCCCGCTCTGCCGCCTCAATCCAAAATATCTTCCGCTACTTTACAACCGTCGGCATGCGGGAGTGACGATGTTTATTCTCGCGCTCGTCCATGCGATCTTCGTCCTCGCGACCTATCACGCGGGCGGAGACGTCAATCCTTTCCTGGCCATTTTCGTCTCTACTCCATTTAAAGGAACGATCTTTACCGTGCCGTTCCAAGCCTTCGGTTTTTTTGCGCTGGTGATTTTGTTTCTCATGGCGGCGACCAGCCACGATTTCTGGCTCGCGAACTTGAGCGCGCCCGTCTGGAAATCTTTGCACATGTTGGTATATGTCGCGTACGCACTGCTCGTGCTGCATGTGGTATTTGGAATTCTGCAAAGTGAAACCAGCCCGGTTTACACGGTCGCCGTCGCAATCGGTTTCGTGACGGTTGCCAGCGTGCACCTGAAAGCCGCCCGCCGCGAAATCCGGCTGGATGCGGAATGGCATATCGGCCAGCCGCCGGAAGAATTCGTTGACGTCTGCGCCGTCTCGGACATTCCCGAAAATCGCGCGCGCATGATTTGTTTGTCCGATGAGCGCGTAGCCATCTTTAAATACGATGGGAAAATCTCGGCCGTCTCTAATGTTTGCCAGCATCAAAACGGTCCGCTGGGCGAAGGCAAGATTGTCTCCGGCTGCATCACCTGTCCGTGGCATGGCTACCAGTATCAACCCGATACCGGCGCTTCGCCGCCGCCGTTCGTTGAAAAAGTCCCGACCTTCAACGTGCGTGTGAAAAATGGCCGCGTGCTTGTGCAACGAAAACCGAACCCCGCCGGCGTGCGCGCCGAACCCGCATTGATCACCACATGA